The sequence AATCCTCGACGGGAATCAGCAGATCGGCGTCCTCGTCGGCCATCACGTCCTCGGGCTGTTCGTCTGGCCCCGCGTCTTCGGCGGCGTCCGGCTCGGCTGCCGGTTCCGCGTCGTCGGGGGCCTCGAGGTCTGTGTCGTCTGTTGGTTCGTTTTCGCTCATTGTGCCTCCTCGGCAATGCGAATAAGTTCGTTGAGCTTCGCGGTTCGCTCGCCGCCGACCGCACCCGTCTTGATGTACGGGGCGTCCGTGGCCACGGCGAGGTGGGCGATCGTCGTGTCTTCGGTTTCGCCGCTGCGGTGGGAGATGACCGGATCGTACCCGTTCTCCGTGGCCATTTCGATGGCGTCGAAGGCATCGGAGAGCGTCCCGATCTGGTTCGGTTTGACGAGGACGCTGTTCGCCGCACCGACGTCGATGCCGTGGGCGATCCGTTCGGTGTTCGTGACGAACAGGTCGTCGCCGCAGATCAGCGTCCGCGACCCGACCCGATCGGTGAGATCGGCGAACGCGGTGAAGTCGTTCTCGTCGAGGGGATCCTCGACGTAGACCAGATCGTACTCCTCGACGAGTCCGGCGACGTACGAGACCTGCTCGGCTGTCGTTCGCTCCTCGTCGCCGTACCGGTAGACGCCGTCCTCGTAGAGTTCGGCGGCGGCGACGTCGAGGCCGAAGCCGATCTCGAAGCCGACGTCGTCGGTGACCCGATCGGTCGCCTCGGCGACGATCTCGAAGGCCTCCTCGTCGTCGATCGAGGGGGCCCAGGCTCCTTCGTCACCTTTCGCTGCGGGGATGTCGCGTTCGTCGAGGATATCCCCGACAGTTCGGTGGACCGCGGCGTTGGCGAACACCGCCTCGCGGACGTTCGGTGCGCCGACGGGAGCGGCGAGGAACTCCTGGATGTGCGTGGCGTCGGCGGCGTGTTCGCCGCCCCCCACGACGTTCCCCAGGGGGATCGGGTAGTTGCGGCCGCGGAACGCGCCGCCCAGATGCTGGTAGAGCGGTGCACCGAGCACGTCGGCCCCGGCCTTCGCGGCGGCCATGCTAATCGCGACGGCACTGTTCGCGCCGATGTCGGAGAAGTCCTCCGAGCCGTCAGCGGCGTGAAGTGCCGCGTCCACGGCGCGCTGGTCGCCGGAGAACACACGGCCTTCCAGCCTGGGAACGGCTTTCTCCCGGGCGGCGGCGATGGCCTCGTCGACCGGCAACTCGATCGCCTCGTGTTCGCCCGTGCTCGCACCGCTGGGCGCGGCCCCGCGACCGAAGCCGCCCGATGCGGTTCGTACCTCGGCCTCGACCGTTCGGTTGCCGCGGGAGTCGAGGATCGCCCGGAGCGATACCTCCTCGATGCGGGTCATTCAGGTGCCCCTCCGAACCGTGAACGGCAGGACGCCCTCATCGTACTCCTCGGCAGCGATGAGGATCGGCTCGGTCTGGTTGGTGTCGATCAGAACCGGCGCTCCGTAGGATACCTGGAGGGCCCGGGCCCCGATGATGCGTGCTTTCTCGTACCGATTGTATGTCTGTGGCATGCTCGTTATTGATACGGTGAAACGACGTCGACGAGGTCGTCGTGCGATACGAGCATTCGCCTGCAGCAGTACCGATCCAGTCCCAGGTCGTCGAGTACCTCCTCGGGGTCTTCGTCACCTTCCTGCGTGGCAGCACGGGCCTTGTATTCGTCCCAGTGCTCACCCACCGGCTTGCCGCACGTGAAACAGCGGACGGGTACCATCATGGCTCTATCACCTTAGCGGTAAGATTTCTGATAGCGGGCACGGGCGCCTGGGCCACCCCACTTCTTGGCCTCGGACTGGCGCACGTCGTTGACGAGCAGGGTGCGGTCGAACGCCATGTAGGCGTCGCGCAGCTCCGCGTCGTTCCGGTGCTCGACCAGTCCACGAGCGATCGCCGTGCGAACGGCGTCCGCCTGACCGGCGAACCCGCCGCCCTGAATGTTCACGTCGACGTCGACCTGATCGCGGAGGTCCT is a genomic window of Halanaeroarchaeum sulfurireducens containing:
- the eno gene encoding phosphopyruvate hydratase codes for the protein MTRIEEVSLRAILDSRGNRTVEAEVRTASGGFGRGAAPSGASTGEHEAIELPVDEAIAAAREKAVPRLEGRVFSGDQRAVDAALHAADGSEDFSDIGANSAVAISMAAAKAGADVLGAPLYQHLGGAFRGRNYPIPLGNVVGGGEHAADATHIQEFLAAPVGAPNVREAVFANAAVHRTVGDILDERDIPAAKGDEGAWAPSIDDEEAFEIVAEATDRVTDDVGFEIGFGLDVAAAELYEDGVYRYGDEERTTAEQVSYVAGLVEEYDLVYVEDPLDENDFTAFADLTDRVGSRTLICGDDLFVTNTERIAHGIDVGAANSVLVKPNQIGTLSDAFDAIEMATENGYDPVISHRSGETEDTTIAHLAVATDAPYIKTGAVGGERTAKLNELIRIAEEAQ
- a CDS encoding DNA-directed RNA polymerase subunit N gives rise to the protein MMVPVRCFTCGKPVGEHWDEYKARAATQEGDEDPEEVLDDLGLDRYCCRRMLVSHDDLVDVVSPYQ
- a CDS encoding 30S ribosomal protein S9, producing MVTNTSGKKKTAVARATVRDGEGRVRINSRPIELVEPEMARLKMLEPFRIADEDLRDQVDVDVNIQGGGFAGQADAVRTAIARGLVEHRNDAELRDAYMAFDRTLLVNDVRQSEAKKWGGPGARARYQKSYR
- a CDS encoding DNA-directed RNA polymerase subunit K, with the protein product MPQTYNRYEKARIIGARALQVSYGAPVLIDTNQTEPILIAAEEYDEGVLPFTVRRGT